In one Lycium barbarum isolate Lr01 chromosome 7, ASM1917538v2, whole genome shotgun sequence genomic region, the following are encoded:
- the LOC132601349 gene encoding uncharacterized mitochondrial protein AtMg00810-like — translation MGFQQSHYDYLLFTKKTNTDIVVVPVYVDDLLITGNNPRLLSDTRKDLQKKFKMKDLGELKFFLGIECAKSSKGIVLSQKKYALELIAESGLGGAKPSGTPLEMNQKLTSSMYDQCIPKESNTKENIIEDQILPDPSSYQRLVGRLLYLTMTRPDFSFAVQVLSQYMHFTKVSHMETALRVVRYIKEAPGLGLLMLAEKTRRSVTRYLVKFGGALVSWKSKKQETVSKSSAEAEFKSMATCAAEITWLLGLFRELGTQVNVPISMRKDMSRNAEN, via the exons ATGGGGTTCCAACAAAGTCATTATGACTACTTACTTTTCACCAAGAAGACAAACACTGATATTGTTGTAGTACCAGTGTATGTTGATGATTTACTGATAACTGGAAATAATCCAAGACTATTGAGTGACACTAGAAAGGACTTGCAAAAGAAATTTAAAATGAAGGACTTGGGGGAACTCAAGTTCTTTCTTGGAATTGAATGTGCAAAGTCAAGCAAAGGCATTGTGTTGTCTCAGAAAAAGTATGCTCTAGAGTTAATAGCAGAATCTGGTTTAGGAGGAGCCAAGCCTTCTGGTACTCCACTTGAGATGAATCAAAAGTTAACCTCATCCATGTATGATCAGTGCATTCCCAAAGAAAGTAACACTaaagagaacatcatagaagacCAAATTTTACCTGATCCTAGTAGTTATCAGAGGTTAGTGGGAAGACTATTGTATCTCACCATGACAAGGCCTGATTTCTCATTTGCAGTTCAAGTACTGAGTCAATATATGCATTTTACCAAAGTGTCTCACATGGAAACAGCACTAAGAGTAGTCAGGTACATTAAGGAAGCACCAGGATTAGGGTTGCTAATGCTAGCAGAAA AAACTAGAAGATCTGTGACAAGATATCTAGTCAAATTTGGAGGAGCTTTAGTCTCTTGGAAGTCTAAGAAACAGGAGACAGTGTCAAAAAGCTCAGCAGAAGCTGAGTTTAAAAGCATGGCAACATGTGCAGCTGAAATAACCTGGTTACTGGGATTATTCAGAGAACTTGGAACACAAGTAAATGTACCAATTAGCATG AGAAAGGATATGTCAAGGAATGCTGAAAACTGA